In a genomic window of Candidatus Babeliales bacterium:
- a CDS encoding ABC transporter ATP-binding protein encodes MAILRMQDIKKDFWQGDKVLHVLRGVSYQFEQGKTYALVGASGSGKSTLLHILGGLDIPDQGNIFFEGQDIFKLADKDQFHNQHLGFVFQFHYLIKELTVLENIMLMGMIKGSSQQECQSRAHELLEAVDLIDKITSYPEQLSGGQQQRVAVARALFNKPAFLLADEPTGNLDAQSAQRLVELLLDAVRSWGMGLVLCSHDQAVYEKMETVLFMHDGVLTQQ; translated from the coding sequence ATGGCCATCTTAAGAATGCAGGATATCAAAAAAGATTTTTGGCAGGGTGATAAGGTTTTGCACGTTTTGCGTGGCGTTTCGTATCAATTTGAGCAAGGCAAGACCTATGCGTTGGTTGGCGCTTCGGGTAGTGGCAAATCTACCTTACTGCATATCTTGGGGGGCTTAGATATTCCTGATCAAGGGAATATATTTTTTGAAGGTCAAGATATTTTTAAGCTTGCTGACAAAGATCAATTTCATAATCAGCATCTTGGCTTTGTTTTTCAATTTCATTATTTAATCAAAGAGCTGACCGTTTTAGAAAATATTATGCTGATGGGTATGATCAAGGGTAGCAGTCAGCAAGAGTGCCAAAGTCGTGCGCATGAGTTACTTGAAGCGGTTGATTTGATCGACAAAATAACGAGCTATCCTGAGCAACTTTCTGGTGGGCAGCAACAGCGTGTGGCTGTAGCACGTGCACTGTTTAATAAGCCAGCATTTTTACTGGCCGACGAACCAACGGGTAATTTGGATGCTCAAAGTGCTCAACGTTTGGTTGAATTGTTGCTTGATGCTGTGCGTAGCTGGGGCATGGGTTTGGTTTTGTGCTCGCATGACCAGGCGGTCTATGAAAAAATGGAAACCGTTTTGTTTATGCACGATGGTGTTTTAACTCAACAATAA
- the lon gene encoding endopeptidase La yields MKEHINDYLLDEIPLILPVIPTVDVVVFPQMVVPLLILDEKIIAGIEEAMEGSRKILLLAAHQQPNDYQNPISISDLYKVGTVGNIMRVMQLPEGGIKILTQGLVKAHVEEILSTNETLEARIQTINPHEAEFDVELSDQQIRQLLVLVEKIASSGRVFGPDFQVILSQIQDPMRIADFILSHLNLTVQEAQALLEKKTLNQLLSGIHDYLTKEYELNGVKEKIYHQTQESINRSQKEYYLREQMKAIQKELGEESETDLSDLQRKIHELPLTEEARIECIKQFNRLTKTAPESMEATVIRTHLEWVLSMPWGTYTTDNLDINHAQDVLDQYHYGLDEIKDRILDFLSIKSLKKDCNVPIICFAGPPGVGKTSLGKAIANCLGRTYYRISLGGVYDESEIRGHRRTYVGALPGRFVQAIKKAESMNPLIIIDEIDKIGMSNRGDPSAALLEVLDPEQNKTFYDNYLGVHFDLSQCMFVTTANDLSAIPGPLRDRMEIIQLSGYTNDEKCEIAEKHLVQKAIKNSGLEEKGFVLSTEMIDYVIRHYTQESGVRDLDRYIQKLCSKYARHLVEKNKKLVFTKENIAKYLGPEKIQPEQLIRSHKIGVTNGLAWTPFGGEILQVEAALMPGSGKLLLTGQLGDVMKESAQAALTYAKSHAQDFGIEDKMFTGYDLHIHLPAGAIPKDGPSAGISLLSSVLSVLTGREINGDFAMTGELNLQGKVLPIGGLKEKILAAKQHGLCNVILPKLNQKDLVTLKKIAEGMNIFLVDDVKEVLSHVLMPKLI; encoded by the coding sequence ATGAAAGAACATATCAACGATTATTTATTGGACGAAATTCCGCTTATATTGCCGGTAATTCCGACCGTAGATGTAGTCGTTTTTCCACAGATGGTTGTGCCATTGCTCATTCTGGACGAAAAAATTATCGCAGGAATTGAAGAGGCAATGGAAGGTTCGCGCAAAATATTACTTTTGGCAGCACATCAACAACCTAACGATTATCAAAATCCAATCAGCATCAGTGATCTTTATAAAGTTGGAACCGTTGGCAATATTATGCGCGTTATGCAATTGCCAGAAGGGGGCATTAAAATTTTGACGCAAGGGCTGGTTAAAGCTCATGTTGAAGAAATTTTGTCAACCAACGAAACCCTTGAAGCCCGCATACAAACAATAAACCCTCATGAAGCAGAGTTTGATGTGGAGCTGTCAGACCAACAAATCAGACAACTGCTTGTTTTGGTTGAAAAAATTGCATCATCCGGACGCGTATTTGGTCCAGACTTTCAAGTTATTCTTTCACAAATACAAGATCCAATGCGCATCGCTGACTTTATTCTTTCACATCTCAACTTGACCGTACAAGAAGCTCAAGCGTTACTTGAGAAAAAAACACTCAATCAACTGCTGAGCGGCATTCACGACTATCTTACCAAAGAATACGAGCTGAATGGCGTGAAAGAAAAAATTTATCATCAAACGCAAGAATCTATAAATCGGTCACAAAAAGAATATTACTTGCGTGAACAAATGAAAGCCATTCAAAAAGAACTTGGCGAAGAAAGCGAAACGGATCTTTCAGATTTGCAACGAAAAATTCACGAGCTACCACTGACCGAAGAAGCTCGTATTGAATGCATTAAGCAATTTAACCGCTTAACAAAAACTGCTCCAGAGTCCATGGAGGCAACGGTTATTAGAACACATCTTGAATGGGTATTGTCTATGCCATGGGGCACCTACACCACCGATAATTTAGATATTAATCACGCCCAAGACGTTTTAGATCAATATCACTACGGCCTTGATGAAATTAAAGATCGTATTTTAGACTTTCTTTCCATCAAATCGCTTAAAAAAGATTGTAACGTTCCTATCATTTGTTTTGCAGGACCTCCAGGCGTTGGTAAAACATCGCTGGGCAAAGCAATTGCAAATTGCTTAGGCCGCACGTACTACCGCATTTCACTTGGTGGCGTTTACGACGAATCAGAAATTCGTGGACACCGCAGAACCTATGTTGGGGCACTGCCTGGTCGCTTTGTTCAAGCAATAAAAAAAGCAGAAAGTATGAATCCGCTCATTATTATCGACGAAATTGACAAAATTGGGATGTCCAATCGTGGCGATCCATCAGCTGCTTTGCTTGAAGTATTGGACCCAGAACAAAACAAAACATTTTATGACAACTACCTTGGCGTACATTTTGATCTGTCACAATGCATGTTTGTTACCACTGCCAATGATTTAAGCGCCATCCCAGGCCCACTGCGCGACCGCATGGAAATTATTCAGCTTTCAGGCTACACCAACGATGAAAAATGCGAGATTGCAGAAAAACATCTTGTTCAAAAAGCAATCAAAAACTCAGGCCTTGAAGAAAAGGGCTTTGTATTAAGCACGGAAATGATTGATTACGTAATTCGACATTACACACAAGAATCTGGCGTACGGGATTTAGACCGTTACATTCAAAAACTCTGCTCAAAATATGCACGCCACTTGGTTGAAAAAAATAAGAAATTAGTATTTACCAAAGAAAACATTGCCAAATATCTTGGACCTGAAAAGATTCAACCGGAACAATTAATTCGATCGCACAAAATTGGTGTTACCAACGGCCTTGCATGGACACCATTTGGCGGCGAAATTTTGCAAGTTGAAGCAGCTTTAATGCCCGGCAGCGGCAAGCTCTTGCTCACCGGACAACTGGGTGATGTTATGAAAGAATCGGCTCAAGCAGCTTTGACATACGCAAAATCACACGCACAAGATTTTGGCATTGAAGACAAAATGTTTACCGGCTATGACTTGCACATCCACTTGCCAGCTGGCGCTATTCCAAAAGACGGCCCTTCAGCAGGTATATCATTGTTATCTTCCGTGCTTTCTGTTTTAACAGGACGCGAGATTAACGGCGATTTTGCTATGACTGGTGAGCTAAACTTGCAAGGTAAGGTACTGCCAATTGGTGGACTTAAAGAAAAAATCTTGGCGGCAAAACAACATGGGCTGTGCAACGTAATTTTACCAAAGCTTAATCAAAAAGATTTGGTAACGTTAAAAAAGATAGCAGAAGGTATGAATATATTCCTGGTCGATGACGTAAAAGAAGTTCTAAGTCACGTCCTCATGCCAAAACTGATCTAG
- a CDS encoding OPT/YSL family transporter: protein MNIFSLILGIFFTLISAATLSYISIATMVGPWMAPTLVLVGRILFKLRPGSLSPDKVKQELIFTQAVGAVGGTIATGIGFTLPMLYFLDEHILNAWLASPLQFCLFIALCCLAAGSFGIMLGRFFIKPMITQEKLSFPVSQLTCSVVDSDSNASQAKSLGWGVAGTTLLCIARDGIFALKGFIPKTIEFFPSVFGNVFALSVWPTLWSIGFTAGLGVAVPLLVGIISRYYVLHPLNNHANYFSVNLFTPFEFITFTTAFCSGLVLTDFFAGLAKNPAIIVNRFKLYASNIAHVASLAFTSLKKALGLVSRQPNIANDPVFKKINLFQLETVAALTGSVALLWYLDFSVLSQAVFLLSTVIATYEICFIGGEIGLIQFGRFATFVLIPMLLLFKPNPIQITVICMFFSICAATASDYLFDYKSGQLAGSNQRRLHGAQWLGLLVTALSVGAILYLLFTKLGIGSQDLFAHRGRTKALLIQTLNFNPYVVGMGFLYGLFLRQIRVNPTMTLGGIIMPNHISFGLILGGLCTKFVKNKQRYMPFCAGVFACESLWILISLILKMF, encoded by the coding sequence ATGAACATTTTTAGCTTAATTTTAGGTATTTTTTTTACCCTCATTAGTGCGGCAACCTTGTCGTACATATCAATCGCCACCATGGTTGGCCCGTGGATGGCGCCTACCCTGGTTTTGGTGGGTAGAATACTCTTTAAACTGCGTCCCGGCTCTCTAAGTCCAGACAAGGTTAAACAAGAACTGATTTTTACTCAAGCCGTAGGTGCAGTTGGTGGTACCATTGCCACAGGGATTGGCTTTACCCTGCCTATGCTTTATTTTTTGGATGAGCACATTTTAAACGCGTGGCTTGCAAGCCCACTGCAGTTTTGCCTGTTCATTGCCCTGTGCTGCTTGGCAGCCGGCAGCTTTGGCATTATGTTAGGCCGTTTTTTTATAAAGCCCATGATCACCCAAGAAAAACTTTCATTTCCTGTCAGCCAGCTTACCTGCAGCGTGGTAGATTCAGACAGCAACGCAAGCCAAGCAAAAAGCCTTGGTTGGGGCGTTGCCGGCACCACCCTGCTTTGTATAGCCCGAGATGGTATCTTTGCGCTCAAGGGATTTATACCCAAAACTATAGAATTCTTTCCGTCAGTTTTTGGCAATGTCTTTGCCTTGTCAGTTTGGCCAACCTTGTGGTCAATTGGTTTTACGGCCGGCCTTGGCGTAGCTGTGCCGCTTTTGGTAGGCATTATTTCACGCTACTACGTTTTGCATCCACTCAACAACCATGCCAACTATTTTTCAGTAAATCTATTTACGCCCTTTGAGTTTATAACCTTTACTACCGCTTTCTGTTCCGGCCTGGTCTTGACTGACTTTTTTGCCGGCCTGGCCAAAAACCCCGCAATCATTGTAAACCGCTTTAAGCTTTACGCTTCAAATATTGCTCACGTTGCAAGCCTGGCATTTACCAGCCTTAAAAAAGCTCTTGGCTTAGTAAGCCGCCAACCAAACATAGCCAATGACCCGGTTTTTAAAAAAATCAATTTGTTCCAGCTCGAAACGGTAGCAGCTCTGACCGGCTCGGTAGCACTCTTATGGTACCTAGACTTTAGTGTGCTCTCACAAGCAGTTTTTTTACTTTCAACAGTTATTGCAACGTACGAGATTTGTTTTATTGGCGGGGAGATTGGGCTGATTCAATTTGGTCGTTTTGCAACATTTGTTTTAATTCCCATGCTCCTGCTGTTCAAACCAAACCCAATCCAAATTACGGTCATTTGTATGTTCTTTTCAATTTGCGCGGCAACGGCTTCAGATTATCTGTTTGACTATAAATCGGGACAACTTGCTGGCAGCAACCAGCGCCGGCTCCATGGCGCACAATGGTTAGGCCTACTGGTCACGGCACTTTCAGTTGGCGCCATTTTATATCTATTGTTTACCAAGCTGGGCATTGGCTCACAAGATCTCTTTGCTCACCGCGGCAGAACCAAAGCACTACTCATTCAAACACTCAACTTTAATCCGTATGTTGTAGGCATGGGCTTTTTGTACGGGCTTTTCTTGAGACAAATCCGCGTCAACCCAACCATGACGTTGGGCGGCATAATTATGCCAAACCATATTTCTTTCGGGCTTATTCTTGGCGGCCTGTGTACCAAATTTGTTAAAAATAAACAACGCTATATGCCATTTTGCGCTGGCGTTTTTGCATGCGAATCATTGTGGATTCTTATTTCTTTGATTCTTAAAATGTTCTAA
- a CDS encoding Fic family protein, with translation MYSNKIGVANDLQKEIAGYPPLNDFQRNQLKEYFRISLTYTSNALEGNSLTETETKIILEDGITIGGKTLREHYEAVGHAQAYDHLLTLVNQHGFSEENITTLHKLFFEKIDSSQAGVYRFVPVLVTGSDFEFPAPQKIASLVHNLVNQQETLKLKHPIEYAAIVHNQLVTIHPFVDGNGRTARLLANLLLVQAGYPITIIPPVVRADYLTSVKAGNRDNQEPMINFLSCMVWESAKDYLRMLRTLNQK, from the coding sequence ATGTATTCAAACAAAATTGGAGTAGCAAACGATCTGCAAAAAGAGATCGCTGGCTACCCGCCCCTTAACGACTTTCAGCGCAACCAGCTCAAAGAATATTTCAGAATCAGCCTTACCTACACCAGCAACGCTCTTGAAGGCAATTCATTGACCGAAACAGAAACAAAAATTATTTTGGAAGATGGTATTACCATTGGCGGTAAAACACTGCGCGAGCATTATGAAGCGGTAGGACACGCACAAGCATACGACCACTTGCTAACGTTGGTAAACCAGCACGGTTTTAGCGAAGAAAACATTACCACCTTGCATAAGCTTTTTTTTGAAAAAATCGACAGCTCACAAGCCGGCGTCTACCGCTTTGTTCCTGTTTTGGTTACCGGCTCAGATTTTGAATTTCCCGCACCCCAAAAAATTGCCTCGCTTGTGCACAATTTGGTAAATCAGCAAGAAACATTGAAACTCAAACATCCAATTGAATATGCTGCAATAGTGCACAACCAGTTGGTTACCATCCATCCTTTTGTTGATGGCAACGGACGCACCGCTCGCCTGCTTGCCAATCTTTTGTTGGTACAAGCCGGCTACCCAATAACCATTATTCCTCCAGTTGTTCGGGCTGATTATTTAACGAGCGTTAAAGCCGGCAACAGAGACAACCAAGAGCCTATGATTAATTTTCTTTCCTGCATGGTTTGGGAAAGCGCCAAAGATTATCTCAGAATGCTGCGAACGCTCAATCAAAAATAA
- a CDS encoding XRE family transcriptional regulator: protein MLSTRLRVKELLRERRWTTKVLAEKTGMSESYLTHIKNGTRRWNEDALKKLAAAFELLPTDLFDYKKDRTNEVNADVQLPSSAEKIDLNIQIVPVVGQIPAQPSAYNNQITQHATGYNDQFVPVLGNNDDSMFCLHIKDNSLAPRFSKGDFLVISPGQWTNSGDLVAVEYGDENPVREIAQVNYMEEFVVFESVNHKKAPIALVRGKDSFRIIGKVIYRYQAL, encoded by the coding sequence ATGTTATCTACAAGACTACGCGTTAAAGAACTACTTAGAGAACGTCGTTGGACGACCAAAGTTCTTGCTGAAAAAACAGGAATGTCAGAAAGTTATCTGACCCACATTAAAAATGGAACACGTCGTTGGAACGAAGACGCGCTTAAAAAGCTGGCTGCAGCATTTGAGTTGCTTCCAACGGATCTTTTTGATTATAAAAAAGATCGTACCAATGAAGTAAATGCCGATGTACAACTGCCAAGCAGCGCAGAAAAAATCGATCTGAATATTCAAATTGTTCCTGTTGTTGGGCAAATACCTGCACAACCATCAGCGTACAACAATCAAATTACGCAACACGCTACCGGTTATAATGACCAATTTGTACCGGTTTTGGGCAATAACGATGATTCAATGTTTTGTCTTCATATCAAAGACAACAGCCTTGCACCACGTTTTTCAAAGGGCGATTTCTTAGTGATTTCACCAGGCCAATGGACCAATTCAGGCGACTTAGTAGCGGTTGAATATGGCGACGAAAACCCAGTTCGTGAAATTGCACAAGTTAATTACATGGAAGAATTTGTGGTTTTTGAATCAGTCAACCATAAAAAAGCTCCTATTGCCCTTGTTCGCGGTAAAGACTCCTTCCGTATTATCGGCAAGGTAATTTATCGCTATCAAGCGCTGTAA
- the rpsF gene encoding 30S ribosomal protein S6, with amino-acid sequence MMIRYETLMLAPTEITDDELSTIESNIEKIVTKSAGQLTNFDKWGKFQLAYPIKSHSYGVYVLARYEAPKAHIFQTITDIKNLLQIKYSETVIRHVSVRLDADAPTEYHRPDSLDAAKTGNLDSFLKENKIENLLDSVEANSDEFGADDFNVDMRPSK; translated from the coding sequence ATGATGATTCGTTACGAAACACTCATGCTCGCGCCAACTGAGATTACCGATGACGAACTTTCAACCATTGAAAGTAACATTGAAAAAATCGTGACTAAGTCCGCTGGTCAATTGACCAACTTTGACAAATGGGGCAAGTTTCAGCTTGCTTATCCAATCAAGAGCCATAGCTATGGCGTTTATGTTTTGGCACGCTATGAAGCTCCAAAAGCTCATATTTTCCAAACCATTACTGACATCAAAAATCTCTTGCAAATCAAGTACAGCGAAACGGTCATCAGACACGTAAGCGTACGTCTCGATGCTGACGCGCCAACAGAATACCATCGTCCAGATTCACTCGATGCTGCAAAAACTGGCAACCTCGATTCTTTCCTCAAAGAAAACAAAATCGAAAACTTGCTGGACAGCGTAGAAGCAAACAGCGATGAATTCGGCGCCGACGACTTTAATGTCGATATGAGACCATCAAAGTAA
- the rpsR gene encoding 30S ribosomal protein S18, with translation MSKRFSLRISSRLVKKKSRKQSYSTSKHCRFCSKPEQERLLDFKNTGLLRVFLTERHKILPSRVSGNCFFHQRKLSSSIKTARSMALLPFCAIHHI, from the coding sequence ATGTCAAAAAGATTTAGTCTTCGTATTAGCTCACGTCTTGTTAAAAAAAAGTCACGTAAGCAATCATATTCCACCTCAAAACATTGCCGTTTCTGCTCAAAACCAGAGCAAGAACGTTTGCTCGATTTTAAGAACACCGGACTCTTGAGAGTATTTTTGACTGAACGTCACAAAATTCTCCCTTCACGTGTTTCTGGCAACTGTTTCTTCCATCAACGCAAGCTTTCAAGCTCAATTAAAACTGCTCGTAGCATGGCGTTGTTACCGTTCTGTGCAATTCACCACATTTAA
- the typA gene encoding translational GTPase TypA, with amino-acid sequence MNTQQTRTDIRNIAIIAHVDHGKTTLVDQMLTQSGTAVEHAERVMDSGDIERERGITILAKNTSIQLPNCKINIVDTPGHMDFGGEVERTLQMVEGFLLLVDAAEGPLPGTRFVLQKALQLNLKPIVVINKIDRKDADIERTEALIHDLFLDLVTHEDQLIFPIIYGSSRNGFMSTTPNVTSGTMQPLFDAIIENIPAPVAKAETLQLLITNLDHSDYMGRIGIGRIFSGNLALGQQIVICKGDKVSTPMKVTKIYLFEGLVRKETESARFGDIVAVTGFAEEITIGSTLCDVTNPAPLPYVDIDEPTLSIYISVNDSPFAGREGSLLTSRQIWDRLEKEIKTNLALRIEQTSSGDTFKVSGRGQLHLGILIEEMRREGFELQVSAPEVIYKTIDGARHEPFELLTLDIEEDHQGVLMENLGKRKGLLENMTHYGTNKVKLEFKIPARTLIGFRSEFVTDTRGTGLMSHRFHSYGPYAGDLDRRSKGAMVSMEAGKITAYALDGLQPRGILFVKPTQECYEGMIVGEHSRDNDLEVNPTKGKKLTNMRASGTDDAVKLAPPKVVTLETALDWINDDELIEVTPQSIRLRKRYLKAGERKRK; translated from the coding sequence ATGAATACTCAGCAAACTCGTACCGATATTAGAAATATTGCTATCATAGCCCACGTGGATCATGGTAAAACTACCTTGGTCGACCAAATGCTTACTCAGTCTGGCACAGCTGTTGAACATGCTGAGCGCGTCATGGACTCCGGTGATATTGAGCGTGAGCGTGGGATTACCATTCTTGCTAAAAACACTTCTATCCAACTTCCAAACTGCAAAATCAACATTGTTGATACACCAGGTCACATGGATTTTGGTGGTGAAGTAGAACGAACATTACAAATGGTCGAGGGCTTTTTGCTGCTCGTTGATGCTGCAGAAGGTCCTCTTCCAGGTACTCGTTTTGTATTGCAAAAGGCGCTACAACTTAATTTAAAGCCCATTGTTGTTATTAACAAAATCGATCGTAAAGATGCCGACATCGAAAGAACAGAAGCACTTATTCACGATCTGTTTTTAGATTTGGTAACACATGAAGACCAATTGATATTCCCAATTATCTACGGATCATCCCGTAACGGCTTCATGTCAACCACGCCAAATGTAACAAGCGGCACCATGCAACCGTTGTTCGATGCAATCATCGAAAACATTCCGGCACCAGTAGCAAAAGCAGAAACACTACAATTACTCATTACCAACTTGGACCATTCAGATTATATGGGCAGAATTGGTATTGGCCGTATTTTCAGTGGCAACCTTGCACTTGGACAACAAATTGTTATCTGCAAAGGCGACAAAGTTAGCACGCCAATGAAAGTAACAAAAATTTATCTGTTCGAAGGCTTGGTACGTAAAGAAACAGAAAGCGCTCGCTTTGGCGATATTGTTGCGGTTACCGGTTTTGCAGAAGAAATTACCATCGGTTCAACACTGTGCGATGTAACCAACCCTGCACCATTGCCATATGTTGATATCGATGAACCTACGCTTTCTATTTACATTTCGGTTAACGACTCACCATTTGCGGGCAGAGAAGGCTCATTGCTTACTTCTCGCCAAATTTGGGATCGTTTAGAAAAAGAAATTAAAACCAACCTTGCGTTGCGTATTGAACAAACTTCAAGCGGCGATACCTTCAAGGTTTCTGGCCGTGGTCAGTTGCATCTTGGTATTTTGATTGAAGAAATGCGTCGCGAAGGTTTTGAACTGCAAGTTTCAGCACCAGAAGTTATTTATAAGACTATCGATGGTGCACGTCATGAACCGTTTGAGTTGTTGACGTTAGACATTGAAGAAGATCATCAAGGCGTACTCATGGAAAACCTTGGTAAACGTAAAGGACTCTTGGAAAACATGACCCATTACGGCACCAACAAAGTTAAACTTGAGTTCAAAATTCCTGCTAGAACCTTGATTGGTTTCCGTAGTGAATTTGTTACCGACACACGCGGTACCGGTCTTATGAGCCATCGTTTCCACAGCTACGGGCCTTATGCTGGCGATCTTGATCGTCGCTCAAAAGGCGCCATGGTTTCTATGGAAGCTGGTAAAATTACCGCCTACGCGCTCGACGGCTTACAACCACGCGGTATCTTGTTTGTTAAACCTACACAAGAATGCTATGAAGGCATGATTGTTGGTGAACACAGCCGCGATAACGATCTTGAAGTTAACCCAACCAAAGGTAAAAAGCTTACCAACATGCGTGCTTCAGGTACTGATGACGCGGTTAAGCTTGCTCCACCAAAGGTTGTAACGCTTGAAACAGCGTTGGACTGGATTAACGACGATGAGCTTATTGAAGTAACACCGCAATCAATTCGCTTGAGAAAGCGTTATTTGAAGGCTGGTGAGCGTAAGCGCAAGTAA
- a CDS encoding M48 family metalloprotease, with protein MKNFKKYLVFVLAVSLSFQQGMYGAASSSGASSSRQAPSSAAASSSEAWPASSSQQTEPIVEFHDSGLPTRVADYLAETRFFQWLGNYITRLAQEAFDARKENTKKGLQQNWKDKKIKKAFSSIDPKLDTQDPKELAKYAHDCFEQNKNSLGRTALFWAATSMGAAAASPMEPIKYLSLTMIIFATAHIFYSFFKYYKEKTTTTNNIKAQLITLEDSELSQLITKVIENKKSHRNLKDLKDAIIKSIVSAFPADKIPDFGEPGKFITFEGRSNLEEPLAPWQNFLLCAMQLFAQVVPNTTSYPSQEEYGMELHEQLVELAKDDRLERFDVCHERPNDLRQCCTIHDNTRIECCLIDTRSGLEICKTIYLVGHPSKIHRFEYEKPTPALPPFDPADLEHSSLVIDYPLFNHFAEKLTTNTSITPGLIITTSYGLNGVEGSSAAYFPQFKMVMFTQEMFLNNLESTLIPNVLAHELGHHQQHGNNPVLMRATNIVSLSFSKRIDLVLRNKDYFLSQGITTTVSSIIFPYHISEKSVRAFNIEFNADIHSYLLTENAALIDFFLLKAHPLQFLVLYAKSLKLGIIDNTDHCSLPHSLTEHPDELTCRIPLLAELHEKYPVLVKELEEQMERARAAQAASASPASSSSSN; from the coding sequence ATGAAGAATTTTAAAAAATATTTAGTTTTTGTACTTGCTGTCAGTTTAAGCTTTCAGCAAGGCATGTACGGAGCAGCCTCTTCGAGTGGAGCAAGCTCTTCACGTCAAGCTCCATCCAGCGCGGCAGCTTCTTCAAGCGAGGCGTGGCCAGCTTCTTCAAGCCAGCAAACGGAACCAATTGTTGAATTCCACGACAGTGGCCTGCCAACTCGCGTGGCTGACTATTTGGCAGAAACACGTTTTTTTCAATGGCTGGGAAATTATATTACTCGATTGGCCCAAGAAGCATTTGATGCTCGAAAAGAAAATACTAAAAAAGGGCTTCAACAGAACTGGAAAGACAAGAAAATTAAAAAAGCTTTTTCATCAATAGATCCAAAACTCGACACCCAAGACCCAAAAGAATTAGCCAAATACGCCCATGATTGTTTTGAACAAAACAAAAACTCCTTAGGACGTACCGCATTATTCTGGGCAGCAACTAGTATGGGAGCCGCGGCAGCGTCGCCAATGGAGCCGATAAAATATCTTTCTTTGACGATGATTATTTTTGCCACTGCCCATATTTTTTACTCTTTTTTCAAATACTACAAAGAAAAAACTACTACGACTAACAACATCAAGGCACAACTCATAACATTGGAAGATTCAGAATTATCTCAATTAATTACCAAAGTTATAGAAAATAAAAAATCACACCGCAACCTCAAGGATCTCAAGGATGCCATAATCAAATCAATAGTATCCGCATTTCCTGCTGACAAAATACCCGACTTTGGTGAACCCGGGAAATTCATAACCTTTGAAGGACGTAGCAATCTTGAAGAACCACTCGCCCCGTGGCAAAATTTTTTACTGTGCGCAATGCAACTTTTTGCACAAGTTGTACCAAATACCACCAGCTACCCATCGCAAGAGGAGTACGGAATGGAACTGCACGAACAACTTGTTGAACTTGCCAAAGATGACCGCTTAGAAAGATTTGATGTTTGCCACGAAAGACCTAACGACCTGAGACAATGTTGCACAATTCACGACAACACGCGTATTGAATGCTGTTTAATTGACACAAGAAGCGGATTAGAAATTTGCAAAACAATCTATCTTGTTGGACATCCATCAAAAATTCACAGATTTGAATATGAAAAGCCAACACCTGCACTGCCACCTTTTGACCCCGCAGATTTAGAACATTCTAGCCTTGTTATTGATTATCCACTATTCAATCATTTTGCAGAAAAATTAACAACAAACACCTCGATAACGCCTGGGCTTATAATAACAACCAGCTACGGGCTTAATGGTGTGGAAGGATCGTCAGCAGCATACTTTCCACAGTTTAAAATGGTGATGTTCACTCAAGAAATGTTCTTAAACAATCTAGAAAGCACTTTGATACCCAATGTCCTGGCTCACGAACTTGGACACCATCAACAACATGGCAATAACCCTGTCTTAATGCGAGCTACAAACATTGTATCTCTTTCTTTTAGTAAAAGAATTGATCTTGTTCTTCGTAACAAAGACTATTTTTTATCGCAAGGCATAACAACGACTGTCAGTTCTATTATTTTTCCATACCACATAAGCGAAAAAAGCGTTAGGGCATTTAATATAGAATTTAATGCAGATATCCATTCTTACTTGTTAACAGAGAATGCGGCTTTGATAGATTTTTTTCTCCTCAAAGCCCATCCGTTACAATTTCTTGTTCTCTACGCAAAAAGCCTAAAACTCGGTATCATTGACAACACCGACCACTGCTCACTGCCACATTCTTTAACAGAACACCCAGACGAACTTACCTGCCGCATACCACTGTTGGCAGAGCTGCATGAAAAATATCCAGTACTTGTTAAAGAACTTGAAGAACAAATGGAGCGTGCTCGTGCTGCACAAGCCGCAAGCGCAAGCCCTGCAAGCTCAAGTTCGAGCAACTAA